One Salvelinus fontinalis isolate EN_2023a chromosome 22, ASM2944872v1, whole genome shotgun sequence genomic window, ATCTTAAATGTTTCTTCGTACTTTAGGTTTTTTTATCAATTCCTCTTGGCAAACGAAAGGACAGTGGCCAAGGAGATCAGGGATGAGTACGTGGACACCATGAGTAAGATCTACTACAGTTACTTCAAGTCGTACAGCGGCAGGCTCCTCAAAGTACAGGTGAGCGAATGGCACAGGTGCTAAGGGAGTGAAGGAGTTAAAATGCCTTCTCTTGGCTCAATATACAGTACCTTCATTTAGGTTGTCACTGTGAATTGTTCTGGAACAGCTTGCTGCTATAATGTACAGCAAGGGCTATGTTGTGTTTGATGGTACATTTTCAACAGTGTCGAGTATCATATCAGTCAAATTAGCTGATAATATTTAATACTGTTCACATAACATCTTTCTCTGTTGACAGTATGAAGAGGTGGCAGACAAAGATGACTTGATGGGAGTGGAAGACACGGCCAAGAAAGGTTTCTTCTCCAAGCCCTCCCTGAAGAGCAGGAACACCATCTTCACCCTGGGCCAGCGGGGGACCGTGCTGAGCCCTGCCGAGCTGGAGGGGCCCATCCTCATCCCCCACACTGCCCAGAGAGGGGACTGCAGGGTGAGACCACTGGCAGCGCTGTACAACCCAAATCAGACCCTCCAAACTATGCCATGTACTACTGCTTGAGAGTAACAAACATTTTGAATGAAATGAACCTACCTTTTATTATAAGATGTTAAGCACTACTCTGAAATCATTTGAACATGCATAGAGTATAAGGTTGTGAGGTGAAGACACAACGCCAACCCTAAACATCTAGATATCGTTAAGCTGTACTGCTCCAACTCCAATCTGTGCTTCTCTCACTACCTTCTTGTCACCACACACACATCTTAAAGGAATGCACAACGCCACAACTCAGACCACAGATTGACAGTTAAACGCAATGCTTCGCAGAAATGAATGTGGACTCCAGTTATAATATTAACATTGATGTAGATTATCAAGTCACCCAACCAGCCTTCTTCGTCCTCTCTCAGTATCCCTATGAGACACTGTTCCGCAGTCAGCACTACGCCCTCTTGGACAACGGCTGTCGAGAGTTCCTCTTCCTGTCTGACTTCTTCATGGTGGCTGGAAATTCTGCGCTGGACCTCTTCAACAGCGTCATGGGAAAGACGCTCAGCTTGTTCCTGGTACGATAAGACTTTTCACCAAAGCATTGCTGTAAAAGAAATCGTGAAGGCATAACACAGCGTTTTTAACAGTGCAGGGCTTCTTTTTGTGAAATGATCATGATGATGCTCTCTTATGATACGACTAACTCTTTCTCTAACGTACCTATACCCACCTTTCCCTCTCATCCTCTTTCCTTTCCCCTGCAGAAGAGCATGTCCACCTATGTGTCGGACTGCTACGACAGCATCGCCGTGTTCCTGTGTATCCACATCATCCTGCGTTTCAGAGCCATCACAAACAAGAGGACCATCCCAGCCCTGGACAAGTTAGTAGTACTCCATCAGCGCAAAAACTCCATACACTTTTAACTTGGAGCATAATGCTATAGACTTATCCTATTTCCTGCAGTATGCTATACACtcaccggacagtttattaggtaccccGTTCAGGAAAATGGATCGCTCCTGAAGACAGTGAgccacgtggccgtggcttgctatataaagcaggcatacaggaatcgaggcattcagttactgtttgattgaacattagaatgggcaaaacgagtgacctaagcgactttgagcgtggtatgatcgtcggtggcAAGCGcgccggatccagtatctcagaaacggctgccctcctgggcttttcactcaCGACAGTGTCTAGTGTTTCCCGAGAATGGtgagacaaacaaaaaacatccagttagcggcagtcctgtggacgAAAACAGCTTGTTGACGAGAGTGGTCGAAAgggaatggcaagaatcgtgcaagctaacaggccaCAAATAGACAAATAACGGTACAGCAacacagtggtgtgcagaacggcatcccAGAACGCGCAACTCGAtccttgtcacagatgggctactgcagcagacgaccacactggGTTCCACTCATATCAGCTAAAAAACGAGAAgcagcggctccagtgggcacgcgatcaccaacactggacgattgaggagtggaaaaacatcacCTGGTCCGACAAATCCCAGTTCGTGttgtgtcatgctgatggcagagtcaggatttggcataagcagcatgaggccatggacccatcctgcctggtacaggctggtggcggtagTGTACTGGTGTGGGATTATTTTCCTGGCATGTGTTAGGTCCCTTGTAGAATCCATCCCCTGATAAATTcaagctgttctggaggcaaaggggggtctgacccggtactagatgggtgtacctaataaactgctAGAAGTAAAGGGAAAGTCCGAATTGTTAACTTATGATACAGTAGTCTttttactgtatgtactgtaaaatgTAACGTTTGGGGCCTGACATGCTGATGTCATTTTTTTCATGAAAATGGTCCtgagtggctcagttggtagagcatggcgcttgcaatgtcagggttgtgggttcaattcccacggggggaccagtacaaaaaagtttgaaaatgtatgcactcactactttacGCCGTCTGCAAAACGACTAAAACGTCAAATGAAAATCACATATTGACGTCAATGGATTTGATACAGATTTGTTCAATGAAAACACATCTTAACTCAGAATCCACCCTTGATGCTTATGTGACTGTTTCTCCGTGGGTTGCCAGGTACTGGGATGCGGTGCTGGAGCTGCTGTGGCCCAGGTTTGAGCTTATCCTGGAGATGAACATTCAGAGCATCCGCAACACGGATCCTCAAAAACTGGGCGTGCTGGACACCAGACCACACTAtgtatgaatacacacacacagatgttttATGTATCATTATCTAATAATACCAGACAGTTGTtgacaccagttgtgtttcagatCACACGCAGATATGCAGAGTTCTCTTCTGCCATAGTCAGCATTAACCAGACATTCACCAGCGAGCGAACCCACACCCTCCTTGGCCAACTGCAGGTACACAACTAAACAATAATAAAAACAGTAAGACAGTAGAAATAGTGGGGATCCTACAATAAGCATAAACATTTGATATAGTGCTTTGTGTGATTTGATATAGCTAACACTGGTATTTTCAGGTTGAAGTGGAGAACTTTGTCCTGAAGATGGCTGCAGAGTTCCCTTCACGCAGGGACCAGCTCATCTTCCTCATCAACAACTACGACATGATGCTCAGTGTACTCATGGTGAGAATAACACAAGTTTAAAACCATAAACATGAACGATTCACTTATTTACCCACCTGAAATGACTCCTTCATTCAGTCATTTACATTaaaatgttagtcatttagcagactctcttatccagagtgacttacaggagcaattaggtgccttgctcaagggcacatagatTTTTCACCTcgtcggctctgggattcgaaccagcgacctttgggTTACTGgaccaatgctcttaaccgctaggctgtgTCTTGTGAATATACAGAATTGAAAGATGTCATgctgttttcctctctttctctccatatcaTAGGAGAGGGCAGCTGATGACAGTAAAGAGGTTGAGGGCTTCCAACAGCTCCTCCAGGCCAGGAGTCAGGTAAACCTGCACAGGGATTCTGGGAAATTGAGTTTTGTCATGTGTGGCAGATTCACAGATAGTCAGTTTACTCAAAGTATTTACTCCAATGAAATCTTTCTCCTTTCATCAGGAGTTTATTGAGGAGATTCTGTCCTCTCCCTTTGGTGGCATGATAGCATTTGTGAAGGAGAGCGAGGCGCTGACGGAGAAAGGGCAGCTGGATAGACTAAAGAATGACGAAGGTGAGTATAGAGAAAAGATGCAGACCCTTTTATAATGGAATTCTTTGCCGAATGTTTTCAtgattatacagttgaagtcgggagtttacatacacttagtttggagtcattaaaactcgtttttcaaccactccacgattttcttgttaacaaactatagttttggcaagtcagttaggacatctactttgtgcatgacacaagtcatttttccaacaattgtttccagacagattatttcatttataattcactgtattacaattccagtgggtcagaagtttacatacactaagttgactgtgcctttaaacaacttggaaaattccagaaaattatgtaattctttagaagcttctgataggcttattgacatcatttgagtcaattagaggtgtacctgtagatgtatttcaaggcctaccttcatactcggcgcctctttgcttgacatcatgggaaaatcaaaagaaatcagaaaataaattgtagacctccacaagtctggttcatccttgggagcaatttccaaacacctgaaggtaccacgttcatctgtacaaacaatagtacgcaagtataaacaccacgcagccgtcataccgctcaggaaggagacgggttctgtctcctagagatgaacgtactttggtgcgtgaagtgcaaatcaatcccagaacaacacccaaggaccttgtgaagatgctggaggaaaccggtacaaaagtatctatccacagtaaaacgagtcccatttcgacataacctgaaaggcaacggcctagtaaggaagaagccactgctccaaaaccaccattaaaagaaacagactatggtttgcaactgcacgtggggacaaagatcgtactttttggagaaatgtcctctggtctgatgaaacaaaatagaactgtttggccataatgaccattgttatgtttggaggaaaaagggggacgcttgcaagccgaagaacaccatcccaaccgtgaagcacgggggtgtcagcatcatgttgtgggggtactttgctgcaggaggcactggtgcacttcacaaaatagatagcatcacgaggaaggaaaattatgtggatatattaaagcaacatttcaagacatcagtaaggaagttaaagcttggtcgcaaatgggtcttccaaatggacaatgaccccaagcatacttccaaagttgtggcaaaatggcttaaggacaacaaagtcaaggtattggagtggccatcacaaagccctgacctcaatgctatagcaaatttgtgagcagaactgaaaaggtgtgtgtgaGAAAGGAGGCCtgcaaatctgactcagttacaccagctctgtcaggaggaatggggcaaaattcacccaacttattgtgggaagcttgtggaaggctacccaaaaagtttgacccaagttaaaccattttaaaggcaatgctaccaaatactaattgagtgtatgtaaacttctgacccactgggaatgtgatgaaagaaataaaagctgaaataaatcactctactattattctgacgtttcacattcttaaaataaagtggtgatccaacTGACCTAAAACGGAATtttgactaggattaaatgtcaggagttgtaaaaaactgagttaaaatgtatttgactaaggtgtatgtaaacttccgacttcagctgtacatATAATTGGTTATGTTTATGATAGAGATACATTTGTTTATGCAAATGCCTGTGCATTTACCAGGGCCAAGATATCCTGTGGTGTGACACAGGGTTCAATAATTGTTAttcctaatctatatcaatgactttactgctgggtcttctaccgtACTTCCCCTTCTCTTTGCTGATCATACCAATTTGATTTTATCACACAATTTTGATTCACTAATTAATGAGACCAACTCAGGTATGGCCACATTTTCTGAATGGTTccagataaataaataatatttaaatgtttaaaaaaaatcctacTTAATTGTATTCACtagtaagaataagaaatattGTAAAATAAGAGCCAGAATCTCAATTGGTGGGAATAAAATCCACTAGATCCACATCCACTAGATTCCTTCGATTTATAATTGATGAAAAGTTATCCTGGAAAGATCATATTCAATTTGTCTGTAGCAAAGTACTGAAATCTGTACCAATATCTAATTTACTGTAATATTGTCTGGGCCAGTATATGCCTCCTACCTACACAAATTACTCATAACATCTTCAAGACTAGCCAGCTCCTTTAATTACCTGGCTTTACGACATGAATTTACCCAATTATGCACTTTTGTCTACAAATACTCATACCCCCAGACAGTTTACcaaaacccttcaatggattcttccaggttAATTCTGACATCcatctacagtggggagaacaagtatttgatacactgccgattttgcaggttttcctacttacaaagcatgtagaggtctgtaatttttatcataggtacacttcaactgtgagagacggaatttaaaacaaaaatccagaaaatcacattgtatgatttttaagtaattaattcgcattttattgcatgacataagtatttgatcacctaccaaccagtaagaattccgtctctcacagacctgttagtttttccttaagaagccctcctgttctccacgcattacctgtattaactgcacctgtttgaactcgttacctgtataaaagacacctgtccacccactcaatcaaacagactccaacctctccacaatggccaagaccagagagctgtgtaaggacatcagggataaaattgtagacctgcacaaggctgggatgggctacaggacaataggtaagcagcttggtgagaaggcaacaactgttggcgcaattattagaaaatggaagaagttcaagatgacggtcaatcaccctcggtctggggctccatgcaagatctcacctcgtggggcatcaatgatcatgaggaaggtgagggatcagcccagaactacacggcaggacctgctcaatgacctgaagagagctgggaccacagtctcaaagaaaaccattagtaacacactacgccgtcatggattaaaatcctgcagcgcacgcaaggtccccctgctcaagccagcgcatgtccaggcccgtctgaagtttgccaatgaccatctggatgatccagaggaggaattggagaaggtcatgtggtctgatgagacaaaaatagagctttttggtctaaactccactcgccgtgtttggaggaagaagaaggattagtacaaccccaagaacaccatcctaaccgtgaagcttggaggtggaaacatcattcttggggatgcttttctgcaaaggggacaggacgactgcaccgtattgaggggaggatggatggggccatgcatcgcgagatcttggccaacaacctccttccctcagtaagagcattgaagataggtcgtggctgggtcttccagcatgacaacgacccgaaacacacagccagggcaactaaggagtggctccgtaagaagcatctcaaggtcctggagtggcctagccagtctccagacctgaacccaatagaaaatctttggagggagctgaaagtccgtattgcccagcgacagccccgaaacctgaaggatctggagaaggtctgtatggaggagtgggccaaaatccctgctgcagtgtgtgcaaacctggtcaagaactacaggaaacgtatgatctctgtaattgcaaacaaaggtttctgtaccaaatattaaattctgcttttctgatgtatcaaatacttatgtcatgcaataaaatgcaaattaattacttaaaaatcatacaatgtgattttctggatttttgttttagattccgtctctcacagttgaagtgtacctgtgataaaaattacagacctctacatgctttgtaagtaggaaaacctgcaaaatcggcagtgtatcaaatacttgttctccccactgtatataacacaAGACACTGTGATAACCTTCACCCTCCCCATTGCTGCATCTCACATAGTCAATtctctatcagatacagaggtaCAATACTCTGGAATTCTTATCTTCACATTGCCAAAATATCATCATCCCTCAATAACTTCAAGTGACGACTGGGGGTccgcctgatgaaccaaactacccaataAGCCCCTCTATGTAGCCTAACTCTCACACTCACatgcgcacggacacacacacacattgtttttGTATACTGAGTATATCATGTACAATTATAATTAATATGCTTTGTTTAAGTGATTgaacactttttattttatttttttacttacatTTGTGATGTGGTTTTCATATCAGCCCTTATGGACTTCCAACCTCATCTGCACACTCTTTTTTACCAGTTTTTATCTGTACGGTTTTGTCTTTCACTTCTTTTATTTGGTGCGAATAAATGAAACCTAAGAATGTGCCCGTTTCCACGGTAACCTTCTCTTTACTTCTACTTTTCCTCCTGTCCTGACTCATTGTTTATTTACCTCCACTGTTTGGACCGTTTGTTTCTACTCTCTTGTTTGACTTTCCACCATAACAATTGTCTTACATTTCTCCCACACCTTTTCACACCCATGCCATCTCTAAACTTATATTGTTTTCTTCttccccccctttttccttctttcttttctcttagCCCGAATCACCCAGCTGGTCAGGGGTTTCTCCAGCACATGGAAACAGTCTGTGGAGGCTCTGAGTCAGGACGTCATGAGGTCCTTCACCAACTTCAAGAACGGCACTGGCATCATTCAGGTACTGCCCTCAGAGCAAGCACAAACGGATGCACTGGCCGAAAACACGTTCTAAACCAGTAAAATAATTGTATGTAATTAAAGGCTATACAGAACGTTTGCCCCTAGGGGTGCTCTTAAGCCAAAAAGGGGTCCCTTAAATCGACAGATATGTAACATTTTTAATATTTAGGCAACCGTGAGCCACGGGCTGTTATTGTTTTTCTTCTTTTAAGCTTATTATTCAACTTTTGACTGCTGTCCTCCTATCCTCCAGGGGGCGCTCACTCAGCTGATCCAGTACTACCATGGCTTCCACAAGGTACTGTCCCAGCCCACCTTTCGCAGCCTGGCCGTGCGCTCTGAGCTCATCAACCTGCACCACCTCATGGTCGAAGTCAAGAAACACAAGCCCAACTTCTAACTGGACACTCCAAGAGTAGACTTAGGAATGATGTGATGGTTTAAATGAAGGAGCTCAAAATCTGACATGGCCTGATTGGAAACAAGTGAAAGAGTATATCCCTTTGCTCGTGACATCACTCCACTGATTTAAAGACTGTATTGCGCGTGGGAACCTGTCGTTTATGATTTGACCAATGTCAATGGGTAAGGTGTTGTGTAAAAGTGCTACCTTTTATTTCATGGGTGCTGGGTTCTTTGTTTTTTCGGGAGGGGATAAAGAGACAGAAATAGGATGAGGGAAGGTTCAGTGGTTATGGGGATTGACAGGAGAGATTATAGAAATCAAAGGCTGTCAGAAGAAACGGGGTAGATGATCTATTCCATTCAGGGGTGCACGACTCGAGTTGTGCTTGTTTTGGCTTTCGTCTTATCACATAATTTAACAATTACTGGTTTATGCGTGAACTCTCCTGGTTTCCCAAGTATAATCCAGGCTGGTTAGAAGGCAAGGGCAAAAACCACCAAACACTGCGGCCCTCAGAGCTGTGCACCCCTAGTTTATTAGGAGTTTGAGAGGGAGGAGCAGGAAAGGGGAGGGATTGGCATCTCCTGGGCCcctgttgtgttctgatgtgtaTACTGTAACTGTAGATGATAACATATTGGAATGTATTAATTTAAGTGTAATATACTTGCAAGGCTGTAAAGGACCATCACATGGCTGTCATTTTCAATGCTT contains:
- the vps52 gene encoding vacuolar protein sorting-associated protein 52 homolog, whose protein sequence is MADRAVTAAMSDVNTTVNSTANSMAYLQDEMKPDTDAMAPLNLGDLDLTTDEFILDEVDIHIQANLEDDLVKEALKTGVDLRQYSKQVEDELQRIEQASIKDYIKESQNIASLHNQITACDSILERMEGMLSGFQSDLSSISSEIQTLQQQSVSMNMRLKNRQAVRSHLSQLVDELVVPGAMIQVILESPVTEQEFLEQLHELNNKINFAKELSFRETLACSDIQDIVDRLKIKAVTKIREFILQKIYSFRKPMTNYQIPQNTLLKYRFFYQFLLANERTVAKEIRDEYVDTMSKIYYSYFKSYSGRLLKVQYEEVADKDDLMGVEDTAKKGFFSKPSLKSRNTIFTLGQRGTVLSPAELEGPILIPHTAQRGDCRYPYETLFRSQHYALLDNGCREFLFLSDFFMVAGNSALDLFNSVMGKTLSLFLKSMSTYVSDCYDSIAVFLCIHIILRFRAITNKRTIPALDKYWDAVLELLWPRFELILEMNIQSIRNTDPQKLGVLDTRPHYITRRYAEFSSAIVSINQTFTSERTHTLLGQLQVEVENFVLKMAAEFPSRRDQLIFLINNYDMMLSVLMERAADDSKEVEGFQQLLQARSQEFIEEILSSPFGGMIAFVKESEALTEKGQLDRLKNDEARITQLVRGFSSTWKQSVEALSQDVMRSFTNFKNGTGIIQGALTQLIQYYHGFHKVLSQPTFRSLAVRSELINLHHLMVEVKKHKPNF